A window of the Dioscorea cayenensis subsp. rotundata cultivar TDr96_F1 chromosome 14, TDr96_F1_v2_PseudoChromosome.rev07_lg8_w22 25.fasta, whole genome shotgun sequence genome harbors these coding sequences:
- the LOC120275419 gene encoding uncharacterized protein LOC120275419 isoform X2, producing MASLDWRFLLFFGLLWFGFSAAQVPVLLSSYSHPETWLRPYDWAYLRVDLPPWFSSMVVTFVSNVNIISPGVLYFGFFNGLGPERTQSKMISRGQAYKFSARINVEGCTTSTIWGPYCNQTIDSPFCSETSIFKNVRNLLGSQLYHRIGSLNHPVSSKSRLGGVVVRKQEASNASSVFVTAESLITCNNSFQSSCIGYGEFKYYSLDIVGMTSQFTIMATEFKLSGMLLMCYARYNAMPLHTTYDYSADISKDSLIVKSPKIGRWYIAVQAVNQSSTYSNSSVCFSFMWQLQECLDGKAGVNCTWDLHKLQRIPRRGSGVPYESYYLPVDENESITSSPFSMESLLSNASVNNVSWTYFSLEIPPGAAGANMHVQLTSNTQVNYELFARYGGMASIDNWDYYANSTSSRNGSMISVIDDSDKGQINFYILYPREGTWSFGLKNTPETRQKSETAMSIALVGCPRHCSSNGDCRYSVEGSGFTFISYCWCDRDHGGFDCSDVLVTRQGHIWQSIFLIASNAAAILPAYSALRQKAFAEWVLFTSSGISSGLYHACDVGTWCVLSFRVLQFMDFWLSFMAVVSTFIYMTTIDESLKRSIHTCMSIFTALLAVTGATRSANITLVVAIGTLGLIVGWLLEYSTTNRFRCYSLPELHLNMPERWLSVRNWFHNLINTLRRRFRWLYLLSGFVALAAAAISWKLETNQSYWIWHSLWHITIYTSSFFFLCSTVLKSTDEDEQPHYELTRQNSASRLE from the exons atggctTCTTTGGATTGGAGATTCCTGCTGTTCTTTGGGTTGTTGTGGTTTGGATTCTCTGCTGCGCAAGTGCCTGTCTTGCTTTCCAGCTATAGCCACCCGGAGACATGGCTTCGGCCTTATGATTGGGCTTATTTGAGAG TTGATCTTCCCCCTTGGTTCTCTTCCATGGTAGTTACAtttgtttcaaatgtaaacATT ATATCTCCGGGAGTTTTGTACTTTGGTTTCTTCAACGGCCTTGGACCTGAACGTACACAATCAAAGATG ATTAGTCGAGGCCAAGCATACAAGTTCAGTGCCAGGATCAATGTAGAAGGGTGCACTACCTCAACAATATGGGGTCCGTACTGCAATCAGACAATTGATTCGCCGTTTTGTTCGGAAACTTCTATTTTCAAGAATGTAAGAAATCTCTTAGGGTCGCAGTTATACCATCGGATAGGAAGTTTGAACCATCCGGTGAGCAGCAAAAGCCGTTTAGGTGGTGTGGTCGTCCGGAAACAAGAGGCATCAAATGCCAGCAGTGTGTTTGTGACAGCAGAAAGTCTAATCACATGCAACAATTCTTTTCAATCTTCATGCATTGGATATGGTGAATTTAAGTACTATAGTTTGGATATAGTTGGTATGACGTCGCAGTTCACTATTATGGCTACTGAGTTCAAATTGAGCGGAATGCTTCTTATGTGTTATGCTCGATACAATGCAATGCCACTTCATACTACTTATGATTACTCTGCTGATATAAGCAAGGATTCTCTAATTGTGAAATCTCCAAAAATTGGGCGTTGGTATATTGCAGTTCAAGCTGTTAATCAATCGAGCACGTACTCAAATTCCagtgtttgtttttcatttatgtgGCAGTTGCAAGAATGCCTTGACGGAAAGGCTGGAGTCAATTGTACATGGGATTTGCACAAGCTTCAG AGAATTCCAAGAAGAGGTTCGGGTGTTCCTTATGAATCTTATTATTTGCCTGTTGATGAAAATGAGTCTATCACATCATCTCCTTTTTCTATGGAGTCCCTTTTGAGCAATGCTTCGGTTAACAATGTTTCTTGGACATACTTCTCTCTGGAAATTCCACCGGGTGCCGCTGGAGCTAATATGCATGTCCAGTTGACCTCGAACACACAAGTTAATTATGAACTGTTTGCCAGATACGGTGGGATGGCATCTATCGATAATTGGGATTATTATGCAAACAGTACAAGCAGCCGCAATGGGTCAATGATTTCTGTGATAGATGATTCAGATAAAGGGCAAATTAACTTCTATATCTTGTATCCCCGGGAAGGAACTTGGAGCTTTGGATTAAAGAATACTCCTGAAACCCGTCAGAAATCTGAGACTGCCATGTCCATCGCTCTTGTCGGATGTCCAAGGCATTGTTCTTCTAACGGGGATTGTCGGTATTCTGTTGAAGGAAGCGGATTTACGTTTATAag TTATTGTTGGTGTGACCGTGATCATGGAGGGTTTGATTGCAGTGATGTGCTCGTCACTCGTCAAG gGCATATTTGGCAGTCAATCTTTCTCATAGCCTCAAATGCAGCTGCCATACTTCCTGCATATTCCGCTCTTCGACAAAAG GCATTTGCAGAATGGGTGCTTTTCACGTCAAGTGGAATTTCGAGTGGATTGTATCATGCTTGCGACGTGGGCACGTGGTGCGTTCTCTCTTTCCGTGTATTACAG tttatgGACTTTTGGCTTTCTTTCATGGCTGTTGTAAGCACATTCATCTACATGACCACAATTGACGAATCATTGAAAAGATCCATACACACTTGCATGTCGATTTTCACTGCTCTCTTAGCTGTGACTGGTGCAACCAG ATCAGCAAATATCACTCTTGTCGTAGCGATCGGTACTCTTGGTCTCATCGTTGGATGGTTATTAGAGTACTCAACAACAAATAGATTCCGATGCTATTCTCTGCCAGAACTTCACTTGAATATGCCCGAAAG ATGGCTAAGTGTGAGAAACTGGTTTCATAATCTTATAAATACTCTGCGAAGGAGATTCCGATGGCTGTATTTGTTATCGGGATTTGTTGCTTTAGCGGCCGCTGCCATAAGTTGGAAACTCGAAACCAATCAGAGTTACTGGATTTGGCACAG CTTATGGCACATCACAATATACACGTCGtcctttttctttctatgtTCAACTGTTTTGAAGAGCACTGATGAAGATGAACAACCGCATTACGAACTTACACGGCAGAACTCCGCCTCAAGACTCGAATAA
- the LOC120275419 gene encoding uncharacterized protein LOC120275419 isoform X1: MASLDWRFLLFFGLLWFGFSAAQVPVLLSSYSHPETWLRPYDWAYLRVDLPPWFSSMVVTFVSNVNIDKDSARLVPKSKLPVICLKSGSPPLLDISSTYPTDLLLTFPLNGSFGAFYNLSSLDLCIPFQENLTLTLTNEQISPGVLYFGFFNGLGPERTQSKMISRGQAYKFSARINVEGCTTSTIWGPYCNQTIDSPFCSETSIFKNVRNLLGSQLYHRIGSLNHPVSSKSRLGGVVVRKQEASNASSVFVTAESLITCNNSFQSSCIGYGEFKYYSLDIVGMTSQFTIMATEFKLSGMLLMCYARYNAMPLHTTYDYSADISKDSLIVKSPKIGRWYIAVQAVNQSSTYSNSSVCFSFMWQLQECLDGKAGVNCTWDLHKLQRIPRRGSGVPYESYYLPVDENESITSSPFSMESLLSNASVNNVSWTYFSLEIPPGAAGANMHVQLTSNTQVNYELFARYGGMASIDNWDYYANSTSSRNGSMISVIDDSDKGQINFYILYPREGTWSFGLKNTPETRQKSETAMSIALVGCPRHCSSNGDCRYSVEGSGFTFISYCWCDRDHGGFDCSDVLVTRQGHIWQSIFLIASNAAAILPAYSALRQKAFAEWVLFTSSGISSGLYHACDVGTWCVLSFRVLQFMDFWLSFMAVVSTFIYMTTIDESLKRSIHTCMSIFTALLAVTGATRSANITLVVAIGTLGLIVGWLLEYSTTNRFRCYSLPELHLNMPERWLSVRNWFHNLINTLRRRFRWLYLLSGFVALAAAAISWKLETNQSYWIWHSLWHITIYTSSFFFLCSTVLKSTDEDEQPHYELTRQNSASRLE; the protein is encoded by the exons atggctTCTTTGGATTGGAGATTCCTGCTGTTCTTTGGGTTGTTGTGGTTTGGATTCTCTGCTGCGCAAGTGCCTGTCTTGCTTTCCAGCTATAGCCACCCGGAGACATGGCTTCGGCCTTATGATTGGGCTTATTTGAGAG TTGATCTTCCCCCTTGGTTCTCTTCCATGGTAGTTACAtttgtttcaaatgtaaacATT gATAAGGATAGTGCAAGACTTGTTCCTAAGAGTAAGCTTCCTGTAATATGCCTCAAAAGCGGCAGCCCTCCGCTTCTGGATATCTCAAGCACTTATCCCACCGATTTAT TGTTAACTTTTCCCCTTAATGGATCTTTTGGAGCTTTCTATAATCTCAGCAGTTTGGATCTATGCATCCCATTTCAAGAAAACTTAACCCTGACATTAACCAATGAGCAG ATATCTCCGGGAGTTTTGTACTTTGGTTTCTTCAACGGCCTTGGACCTGAACGTACACAATCAAAGATG ATTAGTCGAGGCCAAGCATACAAGTTCAGTGCCAGGATCAATGTAGAAGGGTGCACTACCTCAACAATATGGGGTCCGTACTGCAATCAGACAATTGATTCGCCGTTTTGTTCGGAAACTTCTATTTTCAAGAATGTAAGAAATCTCTTAGGGTCGCAGTTATACCATCGGATAGGAAGTTTGAACCATCCGGTGAGCAGCAAAAGCCGTTTAGGTGGTGTGGTCGTCCGGAAACAAGAGGCATCAAATGCCAGCAGTGTGTTTGTGACAGCAGAAAGTCTAATCACATGCAACAATTCTTTTCAATCTTCATGCATTGGATATGGTGAATTTAAGTACTATAGTTTGGATATAGTTGGTATGACGTCGCAGTTCACTATTATGGCTACTGAGTTCAAATTGAGCGGAATGCTTCTTATGTGTTATGCTCGATACAATGCAATGCCACTTCATACTACTTATGATTACTCTGCTGATATAAGCAAGGATTCTCTAATTGTGAAATCTCCAAAAATTGGGCGTTGGTATATTGCAGTTCAAGCTGTTAATCAATCGAGCACGTACTCAAATTCCagtgtttgtttttcatttatgtgGCAGTTGCAAGAATGCCTTGACGGAAAGGCTGGAGTCAATTGTACATGGGATTTGCACAAGCTTCAG AGAATTCCAAGAAGAGGTTCGGGTGTTCCTTATGAATCTTATTATTTGCCTGTTGATGAAAATGAGTCTATCACATCATCTCCTTTTTCTATGGAGTCCCTTTTGAGCAATGCTTCGGTTAACAATGTTTCTTGGACATACTTCTCTCTGGAAATTCCACCGGGTGCCGCTGGAGCTAATATGCATGTCCAGTTGACCTCGAACACACAAGTTAATTATGAACTGTTTGCCAGATACGGTGGGATGGCATCTATCGATAATTGGGATTATTATGCAAACAGTACAAGCAGCCGCAATGGGTCAATGATTTCTGTGATAGATGATTCAGATAAAGGGCAAATTAACTTCTATATCTTGTATCCCCGGGAAGGAACTTGGAGCTTTGGATTAAAGAATACTCCTGAAACCCGTCAGAAATCTGAGACTGCCATGTCCATCGCTCTTGTCGGATGTCCAAGGCATTGTTCTTCTAACGGGGATTGTCGGTATTCTGTTGAAGGAAGCGGATTTACGTTTATAag TTATTGTTGGTGTGACCGTGATCATGGAGGGTTTGATTGCAGTGATGTGCTCGTCACTCGTCAAG gGCATATTTGGCAGTCAATCTTTCTCATAGCCTCAAATGCAGCTGCCATACTTCCTGCATATTCCGCTCTTCGACAAAAG GCATTTGCAGAATGGGTGCTTTTCACGTCAAGTGGAATTTCGAGTGGATTGTATCATGCTTGCGACGTGGGCACGTGGTGCGTTCTCTCTTTCCGTGTATTACAG tttatgGACTTTTGGCTTTCTTTCATGGCTGTTGTAAGCACATTCATCTACATGACCACAATTGACGAATCATTGAAAAGATCCATACACACTTGCATGTCGATTTTCACTGCTCTCTTAGCTGTGACTGGTGCAACCAG ATCAGCAAATATCACTCTTGTCGTAGCGATCGGTACTCTTGGTCTCATCGTTGGATGGTTATTAGAGTACTCAACAACAAATAGATTCCGATGCTATTCTCTGCCAGAACTTCACTTGAATATGCCCGAAAG ATGGCTAAGTGTGAGAAACTGGTTTCATAATCTTATAAATACTCTGCGAAGGAGATTCCGATGGCTGTATTTGTTATCGGGATTTGTTGCTTTAGCGGCCGCTGCCATAAGTTGGAAACTCGAAACCAATCAGAGTTACTGGATTTGGCACAG CTTATGGCACATCACAATATACACGTCGtcctttttctttctatgtTCAACTGTTTTGAAGAGCACTGATGAAGATGAACAACCGCATTACGAACTTACACGGCAGAACTCCGCCTCAAGACTCGAATAA
- the LOC120275419 gene encoding uncharacterized protein LOC120275419 isoform X3, whose translation MISRGQAYKFSARINVEGCTTSTIWGPYCNQTIDSPFCSETSIFKNVRNLLGSQLYHRIGSLNHPVSSKSRLGGVVVRKQEASNASSVFVTAESLITCNNSFQSSCIGYGEFKYYSLDIVGMTSQFTIMATEFKLSGMLLMCYARYNAMPLHTTYDYSADISKDSLIVKSPKIGRWYIAVQAVNQSSTYSNSSVCFSFMWQLQECLDGKAGVNCTWDLHKLQRIPRRGSGVPYESYYLPVDENESITSSPFSMESLLSNASVNNVSWTYFSLEIPPGAAGANMHVQLTSNTQVNYELFARYGGMASIDNWDYYANSTSSRNGSMISVIDDSDKGQINFYILYPREGTWSFGLKNTPETRQKSETAMSIALVGCPRHCSSNGDCRYSVEGSGFTFISYCWCDRDHGGFDCSDVLVTRQGHIWQSIFLIASNAAAILPAYSALRQKAFAEWVLFTSSGISSGLYHACDVGTWCVLSFRVLQFMDFWLSFMAVVSTFIYMTTIDESLKRSIHTCMSIFTALLAVTGATRSANITLVVAIGTLGLIVGWLLEYSTTNRFRCYSLPELHLNMPERWLSVRNWFHNLINTLRRRFRWLYLLSGFVALAAAAISWKLETNQSYWIWHSLWHITIYTSSFFFLCSTVLKSTDEDEQPHYELTRQNSASRLE comes from the exons ATG ATTAGTCGAGGCCAAGCATACAAGTTCAGTGCCAGGATCAATGTAGAAGGGTGCACTACCTCAACAATATGGGGTCCGTACTGCAATCAGACAATTGATTCGCCGTTTTGTTCGGAAACTTCTATTTTCAAGAATGTAAGAAATCTCTTAGGGTCGCAGTTATACCATCGGATAGGAAGTTTGAACCATCCGGTGAGCAGCAAAAGCCGTTTAGGTGGTGTGGTCGTCCGGAAACAAGAGGCATCAAATGCCAGCAGTGTGTTTGTGACAGCAGAAAGTCTAATCACATGCAACAATTCTTTTCAATCTTCATGCATTGGATATGGTGAATTTAAGTACTATAGTTTGGATATAGTTGGTATGACGTCGCAGTTCACTATTATGGCTACTGAGTTCAAATTGAGCGGAATGCTTCTTATGTGTTATGCTCGATACAATGCAATGCCACTTCATACTACTTATGATTACTCTGCTGATATAAGCAAGGATTCTCTAATTGTGAAATCTCCAAAAATTGGGCGTTGGTATATTGCAGTTCAAGCTGTTAATCAATCGAGCACGTACTCAAATTCCagtgtttgtttttcatttatgtgGCAGTTGCAAGAATGCCTTGACGGAAAGGCTGGAGTCAATTGTACATGGGATTTGCACAAGCTTCAG AGAATTCCAAGAAGAGGTTCGGGTGTTCCTTATGAATCTTATTATTTGCCTGTTGATGAAAATGAGTCTATCACATCATCTCCTTTTTCTATGGAGTCCCTTTTGAGCAATGCTTCGGTTAACAATGTTTCTTGGACATACTTCTCTCTGGAAATTCCACCGGGTGCCGCTGGAGCTAATATGCATGTCCAGTTGACCTCGAACACACAAGTTAATTATGAACTGTTTGCCAGATACGGTGGGATGGCATCTATCGATAATTGGGATTATTATGCAAACAGTACAAGCAGCCGCAATGGGTCAATGATTTCTGTGATAGATGATTCAGATAAAGGGCAAATTAACTTCTATATCTTGTATCCCCGGGAAGGAACTTGGAGCTTTGGATTAAAGAATACTCCTGAAACCCGTCAGAAATCTGAGACTGCCATGTCCATCGCTCTTGTCGGATGTCCAAGGCATTGTTCTTCTAACGGGGATTGTCGGTATTCTGTTGAAGGAAGCGGATTTACGTTTATAag TTATTGTTGGTGTGACCGTGATCATGGAGGGTTTGATTGCAGTGATGTGCTCGTCACTCGTCAAG gGCATATTTGGCAGTCAATCTTTCTCATAGCCTCAAATGCAGCTGCCATACTTCCTGCATATTCCGCTCTTCGACAAAAG GCATTTGCAGAATGGGTGCTTTTCACGTCAAGTGGAATTTCGAGTGGATTGTATCATGCTTGCGACGTGGGCACGTGGTGCGTTCTCTCTTTCCGTGTATTACAG tttatgGACTTTTGGCTTTCTTTCATGGCTGTTGTAAGCACATTCATCTACATGACCACAATTGACGAATCATTGAAAAGATCCATACACACTTGCATGTCGATTTTCACTGCTCTCTTAGCTGTGACTGGTGCAACCAG ATCAGCAAATATCACTCTTGTCGTAGCGATCGGTACTCTTGGTCTCATCGTTGGATGGTTATTAGAGTACTCAACAACAAATAGATTCCGATGCTATTCTCTGCCAGAACTTCACTTGAATATGCCCGAAAG ATGGCTAAGTGTGAGAAACTGGTTTCATAATCTTATAAATACTCTGCGAAGGAGATTCCGATGGCTGTATTTGTTATCGGGATTTGTTGCTTTAGCGGCCGCTGCCATAAGTTGGAAACTCGAAACCAATCAGAGTTACTGGATTTGGCACAG CTTATGGCACATCACAATATACACGTCGtcctttttctttctatgtTCAACTGTTTTGAAGAGCACTGATGAAGATGAACAACCGCATTACGAACTTACACGGCAGAACTCCGCCTCAAGACTCGAATAA
- the LOC120275420 gene encoding LOW QUALITY PROTEIN: calmodulin-binding receptor-like cytoplasmic kinase 2 (The sequence of the model RefSeq protein was modified relative to this genomic sequence to represent the inferred CDS: deleted 1 base in 1 codon) — protein MRSSRSRGSSSGGVRTPEPWEFSQSSSSSSSSGSKRSDSSRNPIQIAARAIGSCFVPMEPHLPTGNPGDGFRYQSSIAAPSVSVHGSTHGVDKKNLGRLGMFGSGRGYSGKGYSSQKEPGTMKFTMTEINRATKNFSASLKIGQGGFGTVYKGKLEDGTFIAVKRAKKTLNDSHLGVEFQSEIKTMAQVEHLNLVKFFGFLEHGDEKIVVVEYVPNGTLREHLDCLKGKPLDLAARLDIAIDVAHAITYLHMYSDHPIIHRDIKSSNILLTDTLRAKVADFGFARLGATDGDATHVSTQVKGTAGYLDPEYLRTYQLTDKSDVFSFGVLLVELVSGRRPIETKREIVERITAKWAMKKFTEGNALQTLDSNLLPTPAANLALEKILELSFQCLAPTRQSRPSMRRCAEILWSIRKDYRELLSSDPPCPRMRSSMNEKIAHDHIEVLIMLQLLISPACFPY, from the exons ATGAGGAGCTCCAGAAGCCGGGGAAGCTCATCAGGCGGGGTGAGGACGCCGGAGCCCTGGGAGTTCTCGCAGAGCTCGAGCTCCTCCTCGTCGTCTGGCAGTAAGCGATCGGATTCCAGCCGGAACCCGATCCAGATCGCGGCGCGCGCGATCGGCTCGTGCTTTGTTCCGATGGAGCCCCACTTGCCGACGGGGAACCCCGGCGATGGGTTTAGATACCAATCTT CAATTGCAGCACCATCTGTGAGCGTCCATGGAAGCACCCATGGTGTTGACAAGAAGAACTTAGGCCGGCTTGGAATGTTTGGTAGTGGAAGAGGATACAGTGGAAAAGGATACAGTTCCCAAAAGGAACCTGGAACGATGAAATTCACAATGACTGAAATCAACCGCGCAACCAAGAACTTCTCAGCTTCACTCAAGATTGGGCAAGGAGGGTTTGGAACTGTGTATAAAGGGAAGCTTGAAGATGGCACTTTCATTGCTGTCAAGCGGGCGAAAAAG ACTCTGAATGATAGTCATCTTGGTGTGGAATTTCAAAGCGAGATCAAGACAATGGCGCAAGTTGAGCATTTGAACCTTGTCAAGTTCTTCGGATTTTTGGAACATGGGGATGAG AAGATTGTAGTTGTTGAGTATGTTCCTAATGGAACTCTTAGAGAACATCTTGATT GTTTGAAGGGAAAACCTCTTGACCTTGCTGCAAGGCTGGATATTGCGATTGATGTTGCTCATGCTATCACATATCTCCACATGTACTCAG ATCATCCAATCATCCACAGAGATATTAAATCATCCAACATTCTTCTTACTGACACTCTTAGAGCAAAGGTGGCTGATTTTGGTTTTGCTCGGCTTGGTGCTACTGACGGTGATGCTACCCATGTTTCAACCCAAGTGAAAGGAACTGCAGGCTATTTAGACCCGGAGTACCTCAGAACTTATCAACTTACCGACAAGAGTGATGTATTCTCGTTTGGTGTTTTGTTGGTGGAGTTAGTTTCTGGGAGGCGTCCTAttgaaacaaaaagagaaatcGTGGAACGCATTACAGCGAAATgg GCAATGAAGAAATTTACCGAAGGGAATGCTCTTCAGACATTAGACTCGAATCTTCTTCCGACTCCAGCAGCTAATCTTGCATTGGAAAAGATCCTCGAACTCTCTTTTCAGTGTTTAGCTCCAACTCGACAATCCCGACCAAGCATGAGGAGGTGTGCAGAAATCTTATGGAGCATTCGTAAGGATTACCGTGAGCTCTTGTCATCAGATCCACCCTGCCCACGAATGAGGTCCTCGATGAATGAGAAGATCGCACACGATCACATTGAAGTGTTAATAATGCTGCAGCTGCTGATTTCTCCTGCATGTTTTCCCTATTGA
- the LOC120275773 gene encoding probable E3 ubiquitin-protein ligase RHB1A translates to MGCCVSSRRAEMDRTPIYLYCPPTSEPVSSANVTSSVSTGLLVNTNLDTSIPDTYRAPPSPLPYDVDLACPRTLLASFENCGNKPDHMQPADLLPPREPVCGDVSEGSDISKSLKGSDCKSGTDDGCATVKVIEDEPSKFCDPVSLEVNEEEDDCPICLEEYNFENPQTITKCEHHFHLACILEWMERSDTCPVCDKITMLDQAFFE, encoded by the exons ATGGGTTGCTGCGTGTCATCCAGAAGGGCTGAGATGGATAGGACGCCAATTTACTTATAT TGTCCTCCTACGTCAGAACCTGTATCTTCTGCCAATGTCACATCTTCTGTCTCTACTGGACTTCTTGTTAATACAAATTTGGATACATCAATTCCTGACACTTACCGAGCACCTCCTTCTCCACTGCCTTATGATGTGGATTTGGCATGCCCGCGAACTTTGCTCGCAAGTTTTGAGAATTGTGGCAACAAGCCTGATCATATGCAACCGGCAGATTTACTGCCTCCAAGAGAGCCTGTCTGTGGTGATGTATCTGAAGGTTCAGATATATCCAAGAGTTTGAAAGGGTCTGACTGCAAGAGTGGAACTGATGATGGCTGTGCTACTGTCAAGGTGATCGAggatgaaccatcaaaatttTGTGACCCTGTTTCTTTGGAAGTGaatgaggaggaggatgatTGTCCCATTTGTCTTGAAG AATACAATTTTGAGAATCCTCAGACAATCACAAAATGTGAACACCATTTTCATCTGGCATGCATTCTTGAATGGATGGAGAGAAGTGATACTTGCCCTGTATGCGACAAG ATAACAATGCTCGACCAAGCTTTTTTTGAGTAG